One genomic region from Flagellimonas oceani encodes:
- the alr gene encoding alanine racemase, protein MSKVGETTLVLDLAALEHNYNYLRSKITPETKFLGVVKAFAYGSDMVAIAKKLEQLGADYLAVAYVSEGVLLRKTGVQLPILVLHPLASNFDDLIGYHLEPSIYSRNILNQFIEAAKEGEQNNYPVHIKFNTGLNRLGFSKDDVELIAEETKRSGCIKIVSAFSHLAASEDKNEQTFSLKQIESFKNLSSALMDRLGHAPMRHMLNTSGIINYPEAQFEMVRSGIGLYGYGNQVEIDAALKPVASLKTVISQIHQIEANESVGYNRAFKSNHPIKSATLPIGHADGIGRQYGKGKGFVTINNKKAPILGNVCMDMIMVDVTNIDCKEGDEAIVFGNEKSAEKFASGAGTISYEILTAISQRVKRVVTGI, encoded by the coding sequence ATGAGTAAGGTCGGGGAAACAACTTTGGTCTTGGACCTCGCCGCCCTGGAACACAATTATAACTATTTGCGATCCAAAATAACCCCCGAAACCAAATTTTTGGGCGTTGTTAAAGCGTTCGCCTACGGAAGCGACATGGTGGCCATTGCAAAAAAACTGGAGCAATTGGGCGCCGATTATTTGGCCGTTGCCTATGTTAGCGAAGGAGTTCTGTTACGCAAAACAGGTGTTCAGCTACCGATTTTGGTACTGCACCCCTTGGCTTCCAATTTTGATGATTTAATCGGATACCACTTGGAGCCGAGCATTTATTCCAGGAATATTTTGAATCAATTTATTGAAGCCGCCAAAGAGGGGGAACAAAACAATTACCCTGTTCACATTAAATTCAACACAGGGTTGAACCGTTTGGGTTTTTCTAAAGATGATGTTGAATTGATTGCAGAGGAAACAAAGCGCAGTGGATGCATCAAAATAGTTTCCGCATTTTCGCATTTGGCCGCATCCGAGGATAAAAATGAACAAACCTTCAGCCTGAAGCAAATCGAATCTTTCAAAAATTTGAGCAGCGCCCTTATGGATAGATTGGGCCATGCCCCGATGCGACACATGCTGAACACTTCGGGCATCATCAATTATCCAGAAGCACAGTTTGAGATGGTGCGCAGTGGGATAGGACTCTACGGATATGGTAACCAAGTTGAAATAGATGCTGCTCTCAAGCCGGTGGCCAGCCTTAAAACAGTCATTTCACAGATTCATCAAATTGAAGCCAACGAGTCCGTAGGGTACAATAGGGCGTTTAAATCCAACCACCCCATAAAAAGTGCCACCCTCCCCATTGGACATGCCGATGGTATTGGCCGACAGTACGGAAAGGGCAAAGGTTTTGTGACCATCAATAATAAAAAAGCGCCTATTTTGGGCAATGTTTGCATGGATATGATCATGGTGGATGTTACCAATATTGATTGTAAAGAAGGTGACGAAGCAATTGTGTTCGGCAATGAAAAATCTGCGGAAAAATTTGCGTCCGGGGCAGGTACCATTTCCTACGAAATTCTCACGGCCATATCGCAACGGGTAAAAAGAGTGGTTACGGGGATTTGA
- the mscL gene encoding large-conductance mechanosensitive channel protein MscL gives MGFLKEFKEFAMKGNLVDIAVGFVMGAAFKEVVSSFTGGIVSPLIGLLFNADFNDLKYVITEGTPNEAGEIVGEIAVLYGAFLTNVIDFIIVAFVMFLVVKAVNRMKKKEEPAPEPPKGPTQEELLAEIRDLLKKQ, from the coding sequence ATGGGATTTTTAAAAGAGTTTAAGGAGTTTGCCATGAAAGGGAACCTGGTGGATATCGCCGTAGGTTTCGTTATGGGCGCCGCTTTTAAAGAAGTGGTTTCATCCTTCACGGGAGGGATAGTCTCTCCGTTGATCGGATTGTTGTTCAACGCAGATTTCAACGACTTGAAATATGTAATTACAGAGGGTACGCCGAATGAGGCAGGTGAAATTGTCGGGGAAATCGCTGTGCTTTACGGCGCATTTTTGACCAATGTCATCGATTTCATCATCGTCGCATTTGTTATGTTCCTTGTAGTGAAGGCCGTAAACAGAATGAAGAAAAAAGAGGAGCCCGCTCCAGAACCTCCAAAGGGTCCGACCCAAGAGGAACTGTTGGCAGAGATCCGCGATTTGTTGAAAAAACAATAA
- a CDS encoding aspartate-semialdehyde dehydrogenase, producing the protein MKVAVVGATGMVGEVMLKVLEERNFPISELLLVASERSVGKKLTYKNEAHSVIGLADAVAAQPDIAIFSAGGDTSLEWAPKFAEVGTTVIDNSSAWRMDPTKKLVVPEINANALTADDKIIANPNCSTIQMVLALDPLHKKYQMKRVVVSTYQSVSGTGVKAVEQMENEAAGIEGEMAYPHPINRNALPHCDVFLENGYTKEEMKLAREPQKILDDRTFSVTATAVRIPTAGGHSESVNVEFHNDFDLAEVRQLLSETPGIVVQDNPETNTYPMPVFANGKDDVFVGRIRRDETQPNTLNMWIVADNLRKGAATNAVQIAEYLVEHNLVSNTSEAIS; encoded by the coding sequence ATGAAAGTAGCAGTTGTTGGTGCCACCGGAATGGTAGGCGAAGTCATGTTGAAAGTATTGGAAGAGCGAAACTTCCCCATTTCAGAATTGTTGTTGGTTGCTTCGGAGCGCTCCGTGGGAAAAAAGCTCACCTATAAAAATGAAGCGCATAGCGTAATCGGTTTGGCCGATGCTGTTGCAGCGCAACCTGATATTGCCATTTTCTCCGCAGGTGGGGACACTTCTTTGGAATGGGCGCCCAAATTTGCCGAGGTGGGCACCACGGTGATCGATAACTCATCCGCTTGGCGTATGGACCCGACCAAAAAATTGGTGGTGCCGGAAATCAACGCCAACGCGTTGACGGCTGATGATAAGATTATAGCCAACCCCAACTGCTCCACCATTCAAATGGTATTGGCCTTGGACCCATTGCACAAAAAATATCAAATGAAACGTGTGGTGGTATCGACTTATCAATCTGTTTCGGGAACCGGGGTGAAAGCGGTGGAACAAATGGAGAACGAAGCCGCTGGAATCGAGGGGGAAATGGCCTATCCTCATCCAATCAACCGAAACGCATTGCCGCATTGCGATGTGTTTTTGGAAAACGGATACACCAAAGAAGAGATGAAGTTGGCCCGTGAGCCACAAAAAATATTGGATGACCGTACGTTTTCGGTAACTGCCACCGCTGTTCGTATTCCAACCGCAGGCGGGCACTCAGAATCCGTGAACGTGGAGTTCCACAACGATTTTGACTTGGCCGAAGTGCGACAATTGCTCAGCGAAACGCCAGGCATCGTGGTGCAGGACAATCCTGAAACCAACACCTATCCGATGCCCGTTTTTGCCAATGGCAAGGACGATGTTTTTGTGGGCAGGATCCGCAGGGACGAAACCCAACCCAATACGCTGAACATGTGGATTGTGGCAGACAACCTCAGAAAAGGGGCTGCTACCAATGCGGTACAGATTGCGGAGTATTTGGTGGAGCACAATTTGGTTTCGAATACTTCTGAGGCAATTTCATAA
- a CDS encoding prolyl oligopeptidase family serine peptidase has product MKNISLLAALVLFAACQEETKKRDPITVNYPSTKKVDTVDNYFGTEVPDPYRWLEDDRSEETEAWVKKQNSVTFGYLEKIPFREDLKNRLEKLWNYEKVGSPFKEGDYTYYYKNNGLQNQYVVYRKKDGGEEEVFLDPNTFSEDGTTSLMGLSFTKDGSKAAYLISEGGSDWRKGIVIDAESKEIVEDTLVDIKFSGISWKGNDGFFYSSYDKPEGSELSAKTDQHKLYYHKLGTPQSEDKIIFGGTPEEKHRYVGGSVSEDQKYLFISASVSTSGNKLFMMDLSKENPELVTILDDTDSDTYVIDNDGATLYLVTNREAPNKKVVVVDAANPTPENWEDLIPETENVLTAGTGGGYFFTEYMVDAISKVLQYDYDGKLIREVELPGVGSAGGFGGKKEDKEFYFSFTNYNTPGSLYKYNVETGEYEQYWKPQIDFNPDDYESKQVFYNSKDGTKVPMIITYKKGTELDGKNPTILYGYGGFNISLTPSFSIVNAVWMEQGGVYAVPNLRGGGEYGKKWHDAGTKLNKQNVFDDFIAAAEYLIDNKYTSKEYLAIRGGSNGGLLVGATMTQRPDLMQVALPAVGVLDMLRYHTFTAGAGWAYDYGTSEDNEEMFDYIKGYSPVHNVKAGTEYPATLVTTGDHDDRVVPAHSFKFAAELQEKQAGNQPTLIRIETNAGHGAGTPVSKTIEQYADIFGFTFYNMGYDELPNQSVLKEFKD; this is encoded by the coding sequence ATGAAAAACATAAGTCTGTTGGCTGCTTTGGTTTTATTTGCAGCCTGCCAAGAAGAAACCAAAAAAAGAGATCCCATAACTGTGAACTATCCCTCTACCAAAAAAGTTGACACCGTAGATAATTATTTTGGAACCGAAGTTCCCGACCCATACCGTTGGTTGGAGGACGACCGCAGCGAAGAGACCGAAGCTTGGGTAAAAAAGCAAAATTCGGTCACATTTGGGTATTTGGAGAAGATTCCATTTCGAGAAGACCTAAAAAACCGTTTGGAAAAACTCTGGAACTACGAAAAAGTAGGTTCTCCGTTCAAGGAAGGCGACTACACCTATTATTACAAAAACAACGGTCTGCAAAATCAATATGTGGTTTACCGCAAAAAGGACGGCGGCGAAGAAGAAGTCTTTTTGGATCCCAACACATTTTCCGAAGACGGCACCACATCCTTGATGGGGCTCAGTTTTACCAAGGACGGCTCCAAAGCGGCCTACCTTATTTCCGAAGGGGGAAGCGATTGGAGAAAAGGAATCGTCATTGATGCCGAATCCAAGGAAATTGTGGAGGACACCTTGGTGGATATCAAGTTCAGCGGCATCTCTTGGAAAGGAAACGATGGTTTCTTCTATTCCAGCTACGACAAACCTGAGGGAAGCGAACTTTCCGCAAAAACGGACCAACATAAATTATATTACCACAAGTTGGGTACGCCTCAATCAGAAGACAAAATCATCTTTGGGGGCACACCCGAAGAAAAGCACCGCTATGTGGGCGGCTCCGTTTCCGAAGATCAAAAATATCTGTTCATCTCTGCATCCGTTTCCACTTCCGGGAACAAATTGTTTATGATGGATCTATCCAAAGAAAACCCTGAGCTGGTCACTATTTTGGACGATACCGATTCCGACACCTACGTCATCGACAACGATGGTGCTACATTATATTTGGTCACCAATCGTGAAGCGCCCAACAAAAAAGTAGTCGTTGTGGATGCCGCCAATCCTACACCGGAGAATTGGGAAGATTTGATTCCGGAGACCGAAAACGTATTGACCGCGGGAACCGGCGGCGGCTATTTCTTTACAGAATATATGGTGGATGCCATTTCCAAAGTGCTCCAGTATGATTATGACGGAAAGTTGATCCGCGAAGTGGAACTTCCAGGCGTAGGAAGCGCAGGAGGCTTTGGCGGCAAAAAAGAGGACAAGGAGTTCTATTTTTCCTTTACCAATTACAACACCCCAGGCTCATTGTACAAATACAATGTGGAGACGGGTGAGTATGAGCAGTATTGGAAGCCTCAAATCGATTTCAATCCCGATGATTATGAGTCCAAGCAGGTATTTTACAACTCAAAAGATGGCACCAAAGTGCCCATGATCATTACCTATAAAAAAGGAACGGAACTTGACGGTAAAAACCCGACGATTCTCTATGGTTATGGCGGTTTTAATATCAGTTTGACACCTTCTTTCAGCATCGTGAACGCCGTTTGGATGGAGCAAGGCGGTGTGTATGCCGTTCCCAACCTTCGCGGGGGTGGCGAATACGGTAAAAAGTGGCACGATGCCGGAACCAAGCTCAACAAACAGAACGTATTTGATGACTTCATAGCCGCTGCCGAATACTTGATCGACAACAAATACACATCAAAAGAATATTTGGCCATTCGTGGCGGTTCCAATGGCGGTTTGTTGGTCGGGGCCACCATGACCCAACGTCCCGATTTGATGCAAGTGGCATTGCCCGCCGTTGGCGTATTGGATATGCTCCGCTATCACACCTTTACCGCTGGAGCGGGATGGGCCTACGATTACGGAACTTCCGAGGACAATGAGGAAATGTTCGACTACATCAAGGGCTATTCCCCGGTGCACAATGTGAAAGCGGGCACCGAATATCCGGCAACCTTGGTTACCACAGGGGATCACGACGACCGTGTGGTTCCTGCACACAGCTTTAAATTTGCTGCGGAATTACAGGAAAAACAGGCAGGTAATCAGCCTACCCTTATCCGAATCGAGACCAATGCAGGTCACGGAGCGGGAACACCCGTGAGCAAAACCATTGAGCAGTACGCCGATATTTTTGGGTTTACTTTTTATAATATGGGGTATGATGAGCTGCCCAACCAGTCTGTGCTCAAAGAGTTTAAAGATTAA